Proteins from a genomic interval of bacterium:
- a CDS encoding amidohydrolase family protein has protein sequence MTLKPETLYFRGAELIDGTGAPPRRAGVLVGEGKILGFPGAAPPGARTVAAEGRWLVPGFVDVHSHSDFWLLRDGGAEGKILQGVTTEVVGNCGSSAFPLAGERLRRVRDQNPDLDPDFRDLAGYRRALSEGGIAVNLASFTGQGNLRGSVVGYAARPAAAAERRRMLGLLEASFEEGSRGISTGMPYPPGAYTPGDELVEVLAATGRAERLWSTHLASESDRLLESLEASISLAERCGVRLLVSHLKAGGRSNWEKLPRALEAIATARDRGLRVACDRYPYTAGCTDLDILLPAWAWEGGEAAELERLRDPLARRRLAEAVGEKDWDNVVVASAPGPDEDRLRGRSLASLASERGSAPVETLLDLLVERELRVEAYFFGMSEENMDLVLSSPFCFVASDASARPLLPGAGEGAPHPRAFGTFSRFLERYVFSGRLAPQEAIARMTSGPAAWAGLQDRGRLLPGGPADLVLLDPRRFRDRADYDRPRRPPRGIDLVMVNGVTVAQEGKCTGARPGRFLGE, from the coding sequence GTGACGCTCAAGCCAGAAACCTTGTATTTTCGCGGGGCCGAACTCATCGACGGGACCGGCGCTCCGCCCCGTCGGGCCGGCGTTTTAGTCGGGGAAGGGAAGATCCTGGGTTTCCCCGGCGCCGCTCCCCCCGGGGCCCGGACGGTCGCCGCCGAGGGCCGCTGGCTCGTACCCGGATTCGTGGACGTCCATTCTCATTCTGATTTCTGGCTGCTGCGCGACGGGGGCGCCGAGGGAAAGATCCTGCAGGGGGTGACCACCGAAGTGGTGGGCAACTGCGGCTCCTCCGCCTTTCCCCTGGCCGGGGAACGTCTGCGGAGGGTCCGGGACCAGAACCCCGACCTGGACCCGGATTTCCGGGACCTGGCCGGCTACCGCCGCGCCCTCTCCGAGGGGGGCATCGCCGTCAACCTCGCGTCGTTCACCGGGCAGGGAAACCTGCGGGGTTCGGTGGTCGGTTACGCCGCCCGCCCCGCCGCCGCCGCCGAGCGCCGGCGCATGCTCGGGCTGCTGGAGGCGAGTTTCGAGGAAGGCAGCCGGGGAATATCCACCGGGATGCCCTATCCCCCCGGCGCGTATACTCCGGGCGACGAGCTGGTGGAGGTGCTGGCGGCGACGGGCCGGGCGGAGAGGCTGTGGTCGACGCACCTGGCCAGCGAGTCGGACCGGCTGCTGGAGTCGCTGGAGGCGTCTATCTCCCTGGCCGAGCGCTGCGGGGTACGCCTTCTGGTTTCCCATCTCAAAGCCGGCGGCCGCTCCAACTGGGAGAAGCTGCCCCGGGCCCTGGAGGCGATCGCGACCGCCCGGGACCGGGGCCTGCGCGTCGCCTGCGACCGTTATCCCTACACCGCCGGCTGCACCGACCTGGACATCCTGCTGCCGGCCTGGGCCTGGGAGGGGGGGGAAGCGGCGGAACTGGAGCGTTTGCGCGACCCGCTCGCCCGCCGCCGCCTGGCCGAAGCCGTCGGGGAGAAGGACTGGGATAACGTCGTCGTCGCCTCGGCGCCCGGCCCGGACGAAGACCGCCTCCGGGGCCGCAGCCTCGCGTCCCTGGCGTCCGAGCGCGGGAGCGCTCCGGTGGAAACGCTCCTGGACCTTTTGGTCGAGCGGGAGTTGCGGGTGGAGGCATATTTTTTCGGGATGTCGGAGGAGAACATGGACCTGGTCCTCTCCAGCCCCTTCTGCTTCGTCGCGTCCGACGCCTCGGCCCGGCCTCTTCTTCCCGGCGCGGGGGAGGGGGCTCCCCACCCCCGCGCTTTCGGGACCTTCAGCCGGTTTCTGGAGCGCTACGTCTTTTCCGGCCGGCTCGCTCCCCAGGAGGCGATCGCCCGGATGACTTCGGGCCCCGCCGCCTGGGCCGGCTTGCAAGACCGGGGGAGGCTCCTCCCCGGGGGCCCCGCCGACCTGGTGCTCCTCGATCCACGGCGGTTCCGGGACCGGGCCGACTACGACCGCCCCCGCCGCCCTCCCCGGGGGATCGACCTGGTCATGGTCAACGGCGTGACGGTGGCGCAGGAAGGAAAGTGCACCGGCGCCCGCCCCGGCCGCTTCCTGGGGGAGTAG